The Maniola hyperantus chromosome 24, iAphHyp1.2, whole genome shotgun sequence genome contains the following window.
CTTTAAATCTAGTGCGCAACTTCTCATAGAAacagtatagtaggtacgcagcagaaaataatgtacatcggcatgACATCGGCCttttgaatgacatttcggctttgtagagcgttgtctctgtcacttatatacattttttgtcggtctcaacaacagagactgctctacaaatccactatctccttctaaaggtcgatgtacattattttctgccgcttaccgaaagtaggtatacctaggtgcattcaatattaactggcgtgtttccagaGACTGTCATTAGATTAGATAGATTACATTAGCAATAAAAACAGGATTAAGTCgtaaagtatcaacactggttgatttgcaacaaaatattatgtataaagtTGAACCTGCTCCTTtgaaatgaatgggctctattagtgtttggtttattacccctattgttaacgtggcatgtcgaatgttatcctattgttattgctaatgacggtctcaaaaggaaacacgccagttaatattgaatgcaccaTGCTACGATTGTATTGAGATCGGCTGCACTACGCGAAGGGCCCTAGACTTACAAACGGTTTAACATTTTGATGCTACTAGGGTCAAGCTTATCCTTCATCTGCCACCACGCTTTCATCACTTGCTTGAGCGCGTACTTCAGTTTCGCCGGCGTCAGCACAGTTTCGTTGAACTCACGATTGTGTATGGGCATCCAGTCGTCCAACGATAGACGAATCATGCCGAGTGCTTGGCCAACGTGGGGAAACTTTTCTGAAATAAGTACGTAAGTAGGTGTAGgtcgcggcagaaagtaatgtacatcggtctttagaatgacatttcggctttgtagggctttgtctctgtcactcatacctacagggtgtaaccagaacgcctgcgaaaacgaagacaggtgatagtacctactgatgattacagaTTACTGATATGACACCAAAAAACCGCGAAGaagtatataaaaaatcctattattttgtaaaagtttatgatgtattgcaaataaaacatctgacgccAGACTTGAACGTtacattgactctgagtggccaacttccgcaacgttcgttgacctctagcgtcagccaGATGTTTTATATGcgatatatcgtgaacttttacaaaattataggattttttataattttcttcgGGTTTTATAGAggtattatatcagtaatcatcagtatattacctgtctttgttttgccagcgttctggttacacccgtaTAGATATAAAAAGATATCCTTACTTAATTTgtatgtttaaactttaaataggtACTCACTACTAGACCTGCACATATCCTGGTGCAAAGTGCATTGGTTTGCCCAGACCTGTGCAAATGTTGCCAGTTCCTCGTCCCAAAGGACTCTAAACATGCCATAGGCCTTAGGGAAGGTTTCACCATTCACAGATTTGACTTGCCCGTTCGCAATCTTACTTCGAATTCTGAAAGATCCATACTATTAAgagtgaagctgtgatagcctagtggttagaacgtccaccttctaatcagaggtcaggtcatatcactagctttaacagagaaggaaaacatcctgaggaaacctgcatgcctgagagttctccataatattctcaagtCTATTCACAAGTCAAGTGTGAAGTCTTTAGTCTACCAATTcacacatggccagtgtggtagactatggccaaacccttctcactctgagaggagacccgtgctctgcagtgagccgacgCGCGAttggttggtcatgatgatgatgaataggcatcttctaggcaagcgcgctccatcttaggatGTACTTGCCAATAGGTTTGATTATAACCAAATGccagtctataaattaaaaaaaatacttcatGGGagatgtttaaataattttataatttttatagtgttttacctacacttcaaggaattttataaataattttaaatgggtaggtacatatcaaaaattgcggaccgacaggaatcgaacccgcatctcctgggatcgcgcccgacttCTTTGAATCGAATCTTTTGAATTTTTGTGCTGGTTTTTGTTTTGTACTTTCTGGCGTTTTTTGCGACTATTCCTTTCTATGAAAAGTTTCTTCAGTAATCGCGAGTTTacttaacatcatcatcattatcaaccgttagccgtccacggctggacatacttgtcgcttgtagggacttccacacgccacgctcttgcgccgcctgaatccagtggctccctgcgactcgcttgatgtcatccgtccaccaaGTGCGGGgtcttccaagttccaacgctgcgctttccagtgcgaggtcgccattaccTACGCCTATGTGACCCCTACGTTACGGGTAACATctaaatcaaaatataaactTACCTATTAGTAACGCTTAGTATGAAATGAGCATAGTCTGGTGTGATTGATATATTTGTTAGGAAATCCAAACATGCAGGTCCCATAACTTTGGCctgcaaacaaaacaaaaggcTTTTAAGCTTTTCCTATATAAAACAAGAAACCCTCATAGTTTCTTcaagtccgtctgtccgtctgtctgtgtttcacattttaaagataaataatttaagctATAAAGTCGTAGAAGACCTGTTACTGCTACCCACCATAgtattatttaaagaaaaaattatcggaatttttctttaaaattttccTGAACATTGAGACgccgaaataaaaattgtttactttcCACCTCAAGCAATAAGTACCTCTTTGAAtagctattataaatattagtgCTATAGATGTTAATTCgaatgaataattttatttatttatttattgacactttattgcacacaacacaaagtaaacattgaaaaaacacaatacaggatcttattctaatagatgtagcatgcaaaggcggccttatcgctaaagcgatctcttccaggcaacctgtCCATAATGTTTAAATTGCATTGGCACGTAAAGAACTGCCTTAATAACACCAAAAGCAAGTGATGCGTTAACTTgtccgacgtcttgcggttcggtggtgaAATGGTGAAGGGAGGACAAGATCTAAAAGtgcctgagcacactctccgaaatatatcctataaaataccaataacataattataggtaagtacttactgaaTTGTAAAGGCACATCACATGAGATCCTTCTCCGCATTCCCCTATCCTGGGACAGTAATCCGACAGATTGAGAGCCTGAGTATACGTGTCTATAACTCGGGAACATGTTGAACCATGAATTGATAGagttataattaatatactaatCTGAAAACAAAAATGGGTACCTATAGGCATAGTGGAATTCGTGCGCCTGATCAAAAACAGTAGCAAACTTTACAAATAAAGTAACTGCCTTTAAATAAAGGTAGGAggcaagtaatattttttttcataattaaataaaattgtataaatttaCAAATTACACCTTATtaaatacaagttacaacacaaAACGAAACTAAtggagtaggtataataaaattagaataCGGCACTCAATTTATCAGAGAAATTTTAAGTAACATTCGAAAAGataattgaaattttttatAGTGAAAAAACTAGTCGAGTGCggatcggactcgcacacgaagagttccgtatcaTCGTTAAAGGAATAACACTATGCagtaactaaaaagtaaaaagataCCTATACTAACCTTATAGAGCATTATACATTATTCCGTAGTCTTCTATATAACTTTTACTATATGATATTTTACGTCATAGTATTTATTCCATTGAACTCGCTCGCAAAATACCACATCCcaaaaaatgtatgaaaacgTTAGGTACgccaaaaagttaaaaaaattgtgccaaaataaattaataacttgTTAACTACTtatataaagataaaaataataaagtagaAAATAAGACATTAACGTAAGTTTTACAATGGCGTAGTtaggtggtaggtaggtatacctatgtacctatttcCTATTTCAAAGGTGTTTGTATATAGGTACCCTAGTACATACCAAGTCTGATTACAAACCCATAACATCTTTGTTTAGTGTTTTGCGTTTAGAAAGCAATAAAGTTTGAAAGTATACGCTTGAGCACGTGAGGAAATgctttcatttttagggtcccgtacccaaAGAGCCTAAGCCTCTGCTGGCCGTCCGTCAGTCCGACCGAGCGACGCgaccgtctgtcagcgggctgtatctcgttacccataataggtaataagtataGTCATGAATGTGTATTTCACGTCTAGCTCACGTTCATATTATCTAGctcacgttttgtcggtctcaactctctacgaaactgctatctctttctagagatcgattattattttctgccgggtactatacctatataggtaggtaggtacaggtacttaatctaaatacataaaaggaaaggtgactgactgactgactgactgatctatcaacgcacaactcaaactactggacggatcgagctgaaatttgacatacgGATAGTTATTATCACAGACTAGTAATCCGTGTTATAATGACGTTGGCATccaccaagaaaggatttttgaaaattcaacccctaagggggtgaaataggggtttgaaatttgtgtagtccacgcggacgaagtcgcgggcataagctagtttattaagaAACTTTATACACAAGACACTTTATCACAATTTCTGTGcgtattaaatattttactgcTTAAATAAAAAGATGATGAAGGATGTTTAACAGTCGGAAGCTCGAAAGCGTTGGAAGGGtcgttatatttattttgtacatttTCAACGAAAACTCGTTTGTATTCATTAGATCTCAAGAATTGGGTCCCATATTTTAGGAGGCCTTTCTTTTTCTTTCGCCACTGCGTCACCGCTTAATGCTAACCTTaaccagtggctctaccgcggttgtttgacagctacaatgtcacgatcgcaatcatctctgattggttaatgctcgctcactattggccacaaagcattgttgcaacaagaatcgcacaaattcagccaatcagaacaattgagattgtaataatgattgatgcaggttttagacaatcgccctactgattccACCTAACACCCATTCCAGGCCTCTTGAAACGGACGATTTAGTAACGCCGCCCCGGGTACCGTATAAtatacatcctactctatggcCCCGGGCCTTCGATgggatttcatcatcatcatgatcaacccatcaccggctcactacagagcacgggtctcctcttagagtgagaagggttttggccatagtctaccacgctggccatgtgcggattgcggtagacttcacacacctttgagaacattatggagaactctcaggcatgcaggtttcctcacgatgttttccttcaccgttaaagcaagtgatatttaattaattaaaacgcacataactccgaaaagatagaggtgcatgcccggaatcgaacccccgacctccgattagtaggcggacgtcctaaccactaggctaacactGCTCGCGATGGGATTTAGTAGCTTTATCAAGTAAAGGTTGGTGGTTAGTGCTCAGATTAATAGTGGAACTGAATTCATAAAAGTTCTGTAGTCTGTGGGGCAGCTTCACTAACTTAAATACCAAGAATCCAGAACCTCAAAACCTTGTTTTAAAAACTCGTCGtaaagtgtcaactgtcattgtCAATATAAGTTTTTTTGAGGTTATCTTTGTGCAACTAAAGTAATATTAccaaaataactttttaaattattgaaaaatgcCTTTTATGAAAGGGAGGGCTCCTATCCGGCGCACACTGAACTACCTAAACGCTGGCAAACTAGTATTCAAGGATAAAATAAGAATTTTCACCGTCGCCTACAACATAAACGGACAAAACAACATGGGTACGAAAGAGTTCGTTTTCTGGTATCTGCCGCAAATACAGTACAAAAACCCGGATGTACAAGTCGCTACGTTGAAGAATCTAACGCCATCGCCGTTTATCAAGTGCTATTTTGAAGATGGAAGGCAAATTTTGGTTGATATCGACAATAAGTCCAAAGAGGATATTTTAGAGCATTTAATGAATACTGTTGGCAAGTCAAAGGAGGTTTTAGAAGCTGAGGCGATTGTTGCAGAAAAGAAGGACAATCCAGCAAACTTTGGCGTTGGTTGTGAGAGGCCATGTATTTGCGAAGTGTATGGCCAAGTACCTTGCCCAGGCGTGATACCTTTGCCCAAAGTTTTGCGTGGTAAATACAGGAACCAAACTGATTAATTGTAATATAGTAGCTgtataaatgtaggtatgtaaataataatgttaataaaataatgttctaAGAAATCTTTATTTAACTTATCCTTATTATCAATACTTGTTCATTTTATATTCGAAAGACATGGTTACAAGACTAGGTTTCTCATAAGGAAGCTCAGAGTCATTCGGTgtgcgatagagagagctatgcttggaggttctctgtgatcaaataaaaaatgagaACATCTGTAGATGAACCAGATTAATGGACATATCTCAATGGGTTGTGAAGTTGAAGTTGTAGCTGCCTGTAGGTGgttctataataaataaaagttagagatgtgtgcttgaaattgaacccccaaccccTGAACAGGAAGCCGAACATGTTATCCACTAGGCAATCACTGCTTTTGTCTGTAGTCACTCAGttccaataattattatgtacagtacactgcaaaaagtaatgtatatcagcctttagaatgacatttcagctttgtagagctttgtctctgtcactcatacctatatgacattttgtgggtctcaatgacagagacaatgccctacaaatctgctatctcctttatgtacattactttctgaagcgtactgtaggtacctatagaagtaaaaataaaaagctcaaatttttgtaactttttaataAACAATCAAAATTTGTAATTTCTCATAACAAATGCCATCATAGCCGCTGCTATGTACTGAAAGTTTTCAAATGCATTGAGGGTCCTAGAGTTGCTGTGTTCAAATAAATGGTCATCTACTTCTTTGCCTCGCGGACCAGTGTGGAAGTATATCCAGGGCTTGTTTGTATTTGATTCAATGTCCTGACAAAAAGAGAGCaagtctcggtcgttgagaccgacaaaacgtcatattataggtatgagtgacagagacaatgctctacaaagccaaaatgttattctaaaggctgatgtattGTACTTTCGGGcacgtactgtacataatttcACTTCATGGGTGTTTTTTAACCACTTCTTTTGAAGgttgacgatctccctggcgcagtggtgaatgctgtcttatcagtgggaggtcctgggttcgattcctggcaggattttgaattttataatttcttcttCTGGTCataccttccaggttagcccgcttccaccttagactccatcatcacttaccaccatgtgagattgcagtcaagggctaacttattaaatttaaattaaaaaaaactaattatgatcatcaatccatcgccgcctcactactgagcatggtcctcctctcagaatgggaaggaTTATAGCCAAggatagtccaccacgcttgcCACGtttagaacattatgaaaaactcgagcatgccggtttcctcacgaggttTTCCTTAACCGCTATAGCGAGTAAAATAGCAAGCAAACTTGGTGAGGTGGGGCTTCAACTGTGGACATGACACGGAGTGGAGACAGACCATTACACGCACATGACTGGGTTccctgcgtgcccgacaacctgcacaaacgaggagctacacgaggctaccgaccgagctatcgcggaggctgctttttgggctgcccgtatttgagatgaccgtcgactcgagaagaagaatagtaatatttaattgctcaccTTAACACAAAGTCTGAAATCATCAATTCTTTTGGGACTGCTTGGACCTGATACGACCACGTGTGCGTGTTGCAAAGCACTGTCTTTGCACGAACATCCCTTGAGGTGTGTGTGCGTCTTTTCCACTATTTCTTCGCTCGCTTTATATAGAAGTGGGCTTACTGGGCATTTCTGTATAATAAAGCATtattttacagtacgcggcagaaagtaatgtacatcggcctttagaatgacgtttcggctttgtagagcgttgtctacgtcactcatacctatgtatgacgttttgtcggtctcaacgacagggacaacgctctacaaatctgctatctccttcttaaggtcgatgtacattactttcggccgcgtaccgtatacctacgtactaagttaactttttatacaaaaggaaatttctaaaattCCATTTCATCAAAATACGTACACCATGCGTACACCTACCCAATTAAaggtaagtacgcgacaggtcgagatggcaattggggtgtgacgcggggggacgcctcgcatacccacaccgggttagcacagcaagtgtgcggggcgtacccaccTTGATCTCGCCCTCGATATATTGTGTATTTTTGCGGGTACTACTTTTATAACAATATCCTTATTATTCCTATAAGATGCGTGTGGTTTAAATTTACTTGATTTTTTCCTCCCCGAATCTTTGGCGTAAAATGGCGGCGTTTGAACAGATCTagcaatgttttaaatattattgaaaaaaaaattgagcatttcaaacaatatttatattttttactatgttATAACAATGTAGAAggtgaattaaaattataaaaaaattacatgcgTATTCCCTATTCTGGACTTTACCTCGCAACAACATTTGAATCTGATGTTAGCGCCAAGCATCGGACATAAGAGCAGGTAGGAGTTCAGAACTGGATGTGGAGACCCCACATACGACAGATTTATCCCTCGCAGTGTACCAAATTGTTCCTGGAAAATGTTAAAGAGTTCCAACGTGAAAATAAAGATAGTCCACGAATGTTTCAAATCTATATACTTACGaacattataaagaggtaaagtttgtaagtttgtttgtaggaagtaatatctttttttttttattcattataggtgtacgcttgaccacaatcacacctgatgggaagtgatgatgtggtaggaaacacatatcgcggaagagtattccaaaccttagccatacgtatgaggaatgatgacgcaaaacgtttcgtgcgtgtagttgggatgtcgacgacataaggatggaaactcgcccgacgtcttgcggttcggtggtaaaatggtgaaggggggacaagatcgaaaagttcctgagcactcTCTAGAActcctgaaccgattttgaaaattctttcactagtaTTAAGCTAccttattcctgagtgacataggctatgtttttttaaaaatcgaaatcctTAGGAAAGTTGTAATAAGTTGCCCGTGCcgcgtgcgaagccggggcgggtcgccaGTGTAACAATATTGTGCATtcttaatagtaggtacatcacTGGCCCAGTAATGTTGGAAGGACGAGGCGCAGCCGAGCACTTCCTAAGTGACTTTAAAAAGGACCAGGCGCCAGCCGAGTCCTTTGTGCTATGAATGCATGCACAGCACAGGTatggccgtagccaggaattgATTTTGGGAGGGGTTTTATTAGAGCCTTAACCGAATCCTTTCATGAGAAAAAATTTTTGCTCGACTTGATGGGGCAACTTGGAATTTCACCTTTCAATTTCACAGTGAGATAAAATACAACAGTAGAAAAGAGCTCGAGCGCAGCGAGTGgcaattttttgatttaataccTGTTTAATACAGAAAAAATTTAAAGCGAATGGGGGGAAAACAAGCTCAgccataaaactttttttactaaaaatactAAAGTgagtctgtttgtctatctgtttgttgcctaccatttcacggcccatcttttTGACAAAAATTTGGTACTTTCAGGGACAACACGCATCCCGGAAACAAACGTATGcttttgatcccagaaaatcaagtcccacgagatttttaaaaacctaaatccatgcagacgaagttaAGGGCAGTAATTCTGTAATTAATAGAAAATAAATGCGCGAGCGGCGAgtgaagcgagcgcgaaattcgtgataaatttgtttaaaaaatgtaacCCTAAGTGGAAAATATCTAAATTTGGACGGGCACTGTGGAGTGTGCGGCGAACCTTTGTGCGTCATCGTAACGACGAGATATAGTCATACTAACAAACACTGCCATGACGGTAGCTAGAGCTTGTATGGTAGCGTGCGTCCTGGAACGCATGCACAGCACGGGCACTGTGGACTGTGCGGCGAACCTCTGTGCGCACATGTGCGTCATCGTTGATACAAAAATAGCGTCCGCCATGTATGAAAACACTCTGAAAAAATGGAAATAGTTGCTTTATTGACGACAACGAAATAAATACCTAGCTTTTATGGATTGCCATAGTTTagcgattgcaatcacctccaCTAACTCTTTCGCTATTGGCCAAAATGCAatgttgcagcaagaatactaCCTACCATTAATTCAGTCCATCAACAATTAAGAAGCTATGTGATAAGCACAACTGTCACTATCGACAAAGGCTATTCCTAGGTGACTGCGATCAACTATCAAGGCGTCAAACTAAGGCCCCTTTCACAATActtgcatgattctaggtcaacgggaagtaccctaaaaGTTTGATTTCCTTTAcgggtcttgactcttgacagacagacaacaaagtgatcctaaaggaGTTTCTCTTGTCTCTGGAGatacagaatcctaaaaaagTGTTGTCGGAGGGCCTTGACGGCCTTGAATAGGTATAGTCTGCGGTAAATAGTCGCTCTTGAAGTCgaccgcaagacgcgtcgcaaaTCGCAATAGACCGAGCACCACGCCGCACTGCGtgttcgccatctgcattagtgtgagtgttACATCCGTACACGAGCGCGTGGTACAATACCTTCGCGAGCTCACACTCGCATCGTAGGTCcgacgcgactatttaactgccgggatctaagtatacctagtatagtccgcgacaggttgagatggcaatcggggtatcaggCGGGGGGAGGCCCCTCACACCCacacgggggctgtgcaggtgtgcggggcgttccctccccgatcgccatttcaacctgtcgcgtacaatgcTCCCGACTTCAGTCTTACCTGCCCATATAGTCATTCTCCCATGCCAGCTGGTCGGTAATCTTGACGTCATACGCGCCCAGCAACGTCGCGGCTTTGGATACAGCCATGTTCAGAAACGGCTCGTTAACCTCTTGCAAAATCATCACTTTCGAGTTTGCTAACACGTCCTGAAAtgcatatcatcatcatcatcactgtcaaccgatagacgtccaccgctggacaaaGGTCTCGTGCAGGGACTTCCACGGTCTTGTACCGCCTCGCCTGAATCAAGCAGTTCCCTGTGACTGTTTAATGTCGTCAgttttaaataactaataacgaattataaaattccaaatttcccgtgg
Protein-coding sequences here:
- the LOC117993612 gene encoding ornithine carbamoyltransferase-like isoform X2, which gives rise to MDTFEFSAQSATATMPNSNVSGPKHLICFKNWSVDLIMDVIESALRLKCRLPNTHGQRMDVLANSKVMILQEVNEPFLNMAVSKAATLLGAYDVKITDQLAWENDYMGRVFSYMADAIFVSTMTHMCAQRFAAQSTVPVLCMRSRTHATIQALATVMAVFEQFGTLRGINLSYVGSPHPVLNSYLLLCPMLGANIRFKCCCEKCPVSPLLYKASEEIVEKTHTHLKGCSCKDSALQHAHVVVSGPSSPKRIDDFRLCVKDIESNTNKPWIYFHTGPRGKEVDDHLFEHSNSRTLNAFENFQYIAAAMMAFVMRNYKF
- the LOC117993612 gene encoding ornithine carbamoyltransferase-like isoform X1, which encodes MKSLLWIPSSSVPKVQQLRCLTQTCSSGPKHLICFKNWSVDLIMDVIESALRLKCRLPNTHGQRMDVLANSKVMILQEVNEPFLNMAVSKAATLLGAYDVKITDQLAWENDYMGRVFSYMADAIFVSTMTHMCAQRFAAQSTVPVLCMRSRTHATIQALATVMAVFEQFGTLRGINLSYVGSPHPVLNSYLLLCPMLGANIRFKCCCEKCPVSPLLYKASEEIVEKTHTHLKGCSCKDSALQHAHVVVSGPSSPKRIDDFRLCVKDIESNTNKPWIYFHTGPRGKEVDDHLFEHSNSRTLNAFENFQYIAAAMMAFVMRNYKF
- the mRpS25 gene encoding small ribosomal subunit protein mS25, which codes for MPFMKGRAPIRRTLNYLNAGKLVFKDKIRIFTVAYNINGQNNMGTKEFVFWYLPQIQYKNPDVQVATLKNLTPSPFIKCYFEDGRQILVDIDNKSKEDILEHLMNTVGKSKEVLEAEAIVAEKKDNPANFGVGCERPCICEVYGQVPCPGVIPLPKVLRGKYRNQTD